The Amycolatopsis japonica nucleotide sequence AGGTGATCAACGGCAGGAGCCGCTGAGGCTCGAAGGACACAGGGCCTCCATGGTCGCGGTGGGTACACGTAGTCCAGTCGGGGGAACGCCGTGACGTTAAGCGACCAAAACGATCCGGCCCTGGCCAGAAGATGAACAGCGCGCGAACGAGCGATGGCGCGCTGCCGGACCCGGTAGCGCGCCATCGACCAAAAGTACTGCTAGATCGTTGCTTTTCGACTAGGAGCCGATGTCGGACAGCCCGTGCCTGCCCGGTTTCCAGACCGCCACCACCGAGGGACGGGGCTGGTTTTCGCCGCCGTCCGGCCAATGGGAGGCCGGTTTGTCGGCGTTCGCGCCGTCGACTTCACCCGGATGCTGGACACAGACCGTGACGATCTTCCGCTCGACGATCGGGCCGCAAGTCTCCGCGCCGCGGGGCACGGTGAGGAACAGCTTCAGCTCGCCGCGGTTGCGGCCCTCCAGCGGCACCGAGTAGAGGCCGTCGTTGATGCCGAGGGCGCCCGCCGAGTCGGTGGAGATCCAGAGGTTGCCGTGCCGGTCGAAGGCCACGTTGTCCGGGCTGGAGATCGGCGAGACCTGATCCTTGGGGAAGCCGGCGAAATAGGTGTCCGGCGAGGCCGGATCGCCGCACACCAGGAAAAGCCGCCAGCTGAACGTCAGCGCGAGCGCGTCCCCGCGCCGTTCTTCGAGCTCCAGCACTTGACCGTGCTTGTTGTTCAGCCGCGGGTTGGGCTCGGTGGCGCCTTCCTTGCCGGGGTTGCCACGCTCGACGTTGTTGCTGAGCGCGCAATAGATCCGGCCGGTGTACGGATGGGCCTGGATGTCCTCGGGACGGTCCATCTTCGTGGCGCCCACCCGGTCGGCCGCCTCGCGGGTGAAGACGTACACCTCTTCGGCGGTCATTCCGTCCACAAAGGACTTGTTCCCGGACGCCAGCGGGATCCACTCGCCACCGCCGTCGAATTCGCCGTCGCTGGGCAGTTTCCCGGTGCCGTCGATCTCGGAGACCGGGCTGTCGCCGGTGAACCGGCCGACGTAGAGCGTGCCGTCGTCGAGCAGGGTCATGTTGTGGCGCCGGGCATGCGCGCTGTCGCCCGGCTTCATGCGCCCCTTGGAGATGAACTTGTAGATGTACTCGAAGCGTTCGTCGTCGCCGGAGTACGCGACCACGCGGCCGTCCTTGGCGACGCGGATGTTCGCCGTCTCGTGCTTGAACCGCCCGAGATGCGTGTGCTTGACCGGGGTGCTGTCGGGATCGTTCGGGTCCAGCTCGATCACCCAGCCGAAGCGGTGGGCCTCGTTCGGTTCCCTGGCGATGTCCCAGCGCGCGTCGAACCGCTCCCACTTGCGGGTGGTGGCGGTGCCCTTGATGCCGTACCGCGCGTAGCGCTTGCGCTTCACGGGATCGGTCACCGTTTCGGCGTTCCCGAAGTACTGGTTGATGTTCTCCTCGCCGGACAGGATCGTGCCCCACGGCGTGACGCCGCCCGCGCAGTTGTTCATCGTGCCCAGCACCACCGTGCCGGTGGGGTCGGCGGCGGTCTTGAGCAGATCGCTGCCCGCGGCGGGGCCCGTCACCTTGAACGGCGTGTGCAGCGTGATCCGCCGGTTGTAGCGGGACATCTTCGGCCGCAGGTGCCCGGTGTCGCGTCCGCGCGACACCTGGACGACGGTCAGTCCGTGGGCCGCCCACGCGATCTTGACCTGTTCCTCGGTCGGGTTGTCCTTGTCGTAACCGCGGAACATGAACTCTTCCGAGGTGTACTCGTGGTTCGTGACCAGGAGCGACGTGAGGCCCCAGTGGTCGAGCGGCAACAGCGCGGCGAAGTCGCAGTTGTAGCCGAACTGCTTCGCCTGCGCCTCGGCGGTCTGGTGGTCGAAGTCGAATTCGGGCGCGCCGGGCAGAACCGCGTCACCCCAGCGGATCACGATGCCCTGCTCGTAGCCCTCGGGCACCACGACGGCGTCGAGCGTGTTCGGCTGGACCCGTTTGTAGTCGGTGCCGGGTGGCGGTTTCGGCCGCCCCTCGGGAGCGGCGGACGCCGGCGCCGCGAGCGCGAGCGGCGTCCCGGCGGCCAGTGCGACGACGGCCGTCGCCTTCAGCGCGCCACGGCGGCTCACCGCGCCGAGCACGTCGGCGAAGGTGGGGTTGTCCGACGTGTTCGGCGCGTCGTGGAAGCACGCGTCGCCACAGCGATAGGTACAAGTCACTGACGCCCGGCTTGGTGAGTGGCCGGCCAGTAACGGAAGGAACTTCACGCGGACCTCCGTATCTGCAGTTCGGGAGGTCGACGCTAGGGCACCGGACCAACGAGAGGAAACCCCTCGTTGGTCCGGTGTTCACCTTTTGTTCCGATTTACATCTCTTCGCCGACGAGGACCGCTTCGGCCGGGATCGTGTGCGGGTCGGCGGTCTTCTCGCGGATCGTCAACAGGGCTCCGGCGAGCACGCACAGGACCGCGGCGATCACGAACGGCGCCTGCTTCGCACCGAACCACTCGGCCAGGTGACCGACGACGGTCGCGGCGACCGCGCCGCCGAGCCAGCGGCAGAAGTTGTACCCGGCACTCGCGACCGGACGCGGGGCACCGCTGATCGACATGGCCGTGCCGGTGAAGAGCGTGTTGAGCAGGCCGGACACCAGACCGGACAGGATGATGCCGACGACCAGCACCGGCTTGCTCGGGATCGCCATGATCAGCAGCAACACGGCGTACCCGAAGACGGCGACCACGGTCGCGTGCCGTTCGCCCAGCTTCGCGGCGAGTTTCGGCGCCAGCACCACCCCCGCGACGGCGACCGAAAGGCCCCAGCCGCAGAAGATCAGGCCGACGGCGACGGCGCTCCACTCCAGCACGAACGGCGACCAGGCCAGCACCACGAAGAACGCGGCCGTGTAGAGCGCGGAACCGATCGAGGTGCGCAGCAGCCCGCCGTGCTTGAGCGCGCGGAAGGGGTCGAGCAGGCGGATCTTCGGCCGCTTCTCCTTCGCGTCACCGGTCAGGAAGATCGAGCAGAGCACGAGACCGCACAGCATCAGCAGCGAAGTGCCGAGGAACGGACCACGCCAGGAGATGCTGCCGAGCAGGGCACCCAGCAGCGGGCCGACCGCGAGGCCGACCCCGAGCGCGGCTTCGTACAGCAGGATCGCGCCCGCCTGGCCGCCGGTCGCGGCGCCGACGATCACCGAAAGCGCGGTCGCGATGAAGAAGGCGTTGCCGAGCCCCCAGATCGCGCGCAGCCCGATGAGCTGCTCGATCGATCCGGACGCGGCGCACAGTGCGGTGGCGACGACGACCAGCGTCAGCCCGACGACCACGGTCCGCTTGGCCCCGAACCGGGCACTCATCGCGCCGGTCACCAGCATGGCGACCGCTTGGACGCCGAGGTAGCTGGAGAACAGCAGCGTCACTTCGGACGGCGTCGCCTTCAGGCCTTCCGCGATCGACAGCAGGATCGGGTCGACCAGCCCGATGCCCATGAACGCGATGACCGCGGCGAACGCGGTGATCCATACCTGTTTGGGCTGTCCTTTGACGGCGTCCAACAGGCTCGAGTGGGGCTCAGCGCTCATCGCGGATCAGTTCCTCCTTCTTGTCTTCGTGCAGCAACCTGGTGAGAGCGGGGAGCGCGGCTTCGATCGCGATGCGGTCGGTCTCGTCGAGTTCGAGGAGCCGCTCGCGGAGGAACTCCTCCCTCGCGACGATCAACCGCCGGTGAAAGCGCTGCCCGACCTCGGTGACCTCGACGAGCACGGCCCGGCCGTCGGCGGGATCGCGACGGCGGCTGACCAGGCCCAGCCGTTCGAGACGGCGGACGACGTCGGTCATCGTCGGCATCCGGACCCGCTCCAGGTCGGCGAGCGTGCTCATCCGGCGCGGCCCGCCGTTGAGCAGCTCCGACAGCACCGAACCCTGCGTGAGGGTGAGCTGCACCTGCGGCGTCTCCCGGCGGACGAGGTAGTACAGCCGGAACACCAGCGGGCGGAGCCGGTGGGCGAGATCGGCGACTTTCGTGGTCACTTAGCCATGCTAACTAAAATTACTGAGCATGGCTAAGTAATCTGCCGCACAGGTTTCCAGCGCCTAGGGTTGAGGGTGTGGAAGCGGTGATCTTCGATCTCGACGGTGTCCTGGTGGATTCGGAAAAGATGTGGGACGAGGTCCGCCGGGCGGTCGTCCACGAGTTCCACGGCACCTGGCGGGAGGAATCGACCAGGGCCATGCAGGGGATGAGCACCCCGGAATGGGCCGCCTACCTGGCGCACGACCTCGGCGTCCAGCTCCGGCCCTCGGACGTCGCGCAGCTGGTGATCGACCGGATGGCGCGGCGGTACGCGGAGAAGCCGCCGATCATTCCGGGCGCGCCGGGCGTCGTCCGCGAAGTCGCGAAGCACTGGCCGGTGGCGATCGCGAGCTCGTCGCCGCCGCTGCTGATCAAGGCGTTCCTGGACATCACGCGGCTGCCGGTGCCGACGGCGGTCTCATCTGAGCAGGTCGGCGCGGGGAAGCCGGCGCCCGACGTGTACCTGAAGGCGGCCGAGCTGCTGGGCGCGGAGCCGAAGAACTGCGCGGCCGTGGAGGACACCACGAACGGGCTGCGCGCGGCGCTGGCGGCGGGGATGGCGGTGTACGCGGTGCCGAATCCGCATTTCCCGCCGGATCCGGCGGTGCTGGAGCAGACGACGGTGGTCCCGGTGATCACGGACCTGCCGTCGGCGCTTCAGGAGGACTGAAGGGGTTTAAGCGGCCCCTCGAATGCTAGGAACGGTCCTTTCCTTGCAAAATTTGCAAGGAAAGGACCGTTCCTAGCGAGCGACCGGGAGGGTCACGCCTCGCCGGCGATGAACTTCTCCACCTCGTCGCGGGCGGTCGCGTCGTCGTACTGCTCCGGCGGCGACTTCATGAAGTACGAGGAAGCCGAGAGGATCGGGCCGCCGATGCCGCGGTCCTTCGCGATCTTCGCGGCGCGCACGGCGTCGATGATGATGCCCGCCGAGTTCGGCGAGTCCCACACCTCGAGCTTGTACTCCAGATTCAGCGGCACGTCGCCGAAGGCACGGCCTTCGAGGCGGACGTAGGCCCACTTGCGGTCGTCGAGCCACTGCACGTAGTCGGACGGCCCGATGTGGACGTTGCCCTTGCCGAGCTCGCGGTCGACCTGCGAGGTGACCGACTGGGTCTTCGAGATCTTCTTCGACTCGAGCCGCTCCAGCTCCTTCATGTTCAGGAAGTCCATGTTCCCGCCCACGTTGAGCTGCATCGTCCGGTCGAGCTGGACGCCGCGGTCTTCGAACAGCTTCGCCAGCACGCGGTGCGTGATGGTGGCACCGACCTGGGACTTGATGTCGTCACCGACGATCGGGACGCCGGCCGCGCGGAACTTCTCCGCCCACTCCGGGTCGGAGGCGATGAACACCGGCAGCGCGTTGACGAACGCCACACCGGCGTCGATGCACGCCTGCGCGTAGAACTTGTCGGCCTCTTCGGAACCCACCGGCAGGTAGGAGACGAGCACGTCGACCTCGGCCTCGCGCAGCGCGGCGACGACGTCGACCGGAGTCTCGTCGGATTCCTCGATGGTCTCGCGGTAGAAGCGGCCGAGACCGTCGTAGGTGTGACCGCGCTGCACGGTGACGCCCAGCGGCGGCACGTCGGCGATCTTGATGGTGTTGTTCTCGCTGGCGAAGATCGCCTCGGACAGGTCACGGCTGACCTTCTTGGCGTCCACGTCGAACGCGGCGACGAACTCGATGTCGCGGACGTGGTACTCGCCGAACACGACGTGCATCAACCCGGGCACGCGGGTGCCGGCATCCGCGTCGCGGTAGTACTGAACGCCCTGGACCAGTGAGGCCGCACAGTTGCCGACGCCCACGATGGCCACCCGAACGCGGCGGTTCTCGCCCATGCCGGTTTCTCCTTCATTAGTCCAACAGTTGTAGGTAATGCGCAGCGAGGACCGCCGGAGCGCCTCAGGTCTCCGGTCCGCGCTGCTCGGCCTGTTCGTGCGCGATCAGCTCGTTGAGCCAGCGCACCTCCCGCTCACTGGACTCCAGCCCGAGCCGGTGCAGCTCACGGGTGTAGCGGTCGATCTTCTCCTCGGCCCGCGCCATTGCCGTCCGAAGTCCTTCTCGGCGTTCCTCGACCCGACGACGACGACCTTCCAGGATTCGCATCCTGACGTCGGCCGGTGTCCTCGAAAAGAACGCCAGGTGGACGCCGAAGCCTTCGTCGTCCCACGTCTGCGGCCCGGCGTCGCCGAGCAGTT carries:
- a CDS encoding MarR family winged helix-turn-helix transcriptional regulator, with the translated sequence MTTKVADLAHRLRPLVFRLYYLVRRETPQVQLTLTQGSVLSELLNGGPRRMSTLADLERVRMPTMTDVVRRLERLGLVSRRRDPADGRAVLVEVTEVGQRFHRRLIVAREEFLRERLLELDETDRIAIEAALPALTRLLHEDKKEELIRDER
- a CDS encoding PadR family transcriptional regulator — protein: MLELAILGLLHETPMHGYVLRKRLHETLGMFRTFSYGSLYPTLRRLLRAGYLVEELEEVEDRAWARRGKRVYKLTAEGKERFAELLGDAGPQTWDDEGFGVHLAFFSRTPADVRMRILEGRRRRVEERREGLRTAMARAEEKIDRYTRELHRLGLESSEREVRWLNELIAHEQAEQRGPET
- a CDS encoding inositol-3-phosphate synthase translates to MGENRRVRVAIVGVGNCAASLVQGVQYYRDADAGTRVPGLMHVVFGEYHVRDIEFVAAFDVDAKKVSRDLSEAIFASENNTIKIADVPPLGVTVQRGHTYDGLGRFYRETIEESDETPVDVVAALREAEVDVLVSYLPVGSEEADKFYAQACIDAGVAFVNALPVFIASDPEWAEKFRAAGVPIVGDDIKSQVGATITHRVLAKLFEDRGVQLDRTMQLNVGGNMDFLNMKELERLESKKISKTQSVTSQVDRELGKGNVHIGPSDYVQWLDDRKWAYVRLEGRAFGDVPLNLEYKLEVWDSPNSAGIIIDAVRAAKIAKDRGIGGPILSASSYFMKSPPEQYDDATARDEVEKFIAGEA
- a CDS encoding PhoX family protein, which translates into the protein MKFLPLLAGHSPSRASVTCTYRCGDACFHDAPNTSDNPTFADVLGAVSRRGALKATAVVALAAGTPLALAAPASAAPEGRPKPPPGTDYKRVQPNTLDAVVVPEGYEQGIVIRWGDAVLPGAPEFDFDHQTAEAQAKQFGYNCDFAALLPLDHWGLTSLLVTNHEYTSEEFMFRGYDKDNPTEEQVKIAWAAHGLTVVQVSRGRDTGHLRPKMSRYNRRITLHTPFKVTGPAAGSDLLKTAADPTGTVVLGTMNNCAGGVTPWGTILSGEENINQYFGNAETVTDPVKRKRYARYGIKGTATTRKWERFDARWDIAREPNEAHRFGWVIELDPNDPDSTPVKHTHLGRFKHETANIRVAKDGRVVAYSGDDERFEYIYKFISKGRMKPGDSAHARRHNMTLLDDGTLYVGRFTGDSPVSEIDGTGKLPSDGEFDGGGEWIPLASGNKSFVDGMTAEEVYVFTREAADRVGATKMDRPEDIQAHPYTGRIYCALSNNVERGNPGKEGATEPNPRLNNKHGQVLELEERRGDALALTFSWRLFLVCGDPASPDTYFAGFPKDQVSPISSPDNVAFDRHGNLWISTDSAGALGINDGLYSVPLEGRNRGELKLFLTVPRGAETCGPIVERKIVTVCVQHPGEVDGANADKPASHWPDGGENQPRPSVVAVWKPGRHGLSDIGS
- a CDS encoding MFS transporter, with translation MSAEPHSSLLDAVKGQPKQVWITAFAAVIAFMGIGLVDPILLSIAEGLKATPSEVTLLFSSYLGVQAVAMLVTGAMSARFGAKRTVVVGLTLVVVATALCAASGSIEQLIGLRAIWGLGNAFFIATALSVIVGAATGGQAGAILLYEAALGVGLAVGPLLGALLGSISWRGPFLGTSLLMLCGLVLCSIFLTGDAKEKRPKIRLLDPFRALKHGGLLRTSIGSALYTAAFFVVLAWSPFVLEWSAVAVGLIFCGWGLSVAVAGVVLAPKLAAKLGERHATVVAVFGYAVLLLIMAIPSKPVLVVGIILSGLVSGLLNTLFTGTAMSISGAPRPVASAGYNFCRWLGGAVAATVVGHLAEWFGAKQAPFVIAAVLCVLAGALLTIREKTADPHTIPAEAVLVGEEM
- a CDS encoding HAD family hydrolase, which translates into the protein MEAVIFDLDGVLVDSEKMWDEVRRAVVHEFHGTWREESTRAMQGMSTPEWAAYLAHDLGVQLRPSDVAQLVIDRMARRYAEKPPIIPGAPGVVREVAKHWPVAIASSSPPLLIKAFLDITRLPVPTAVSSEQVGAGKPAPDVYLKAAELLGAEPKNCAAVEDTTNGLRAALAAGMAVYAVPNPHFPPDPAVLEQTTVVPVITDLPSALQED